From Vitis vinifera cultivar Pinot Noir 40024 chromosome 3, ASM3070453v1, the proteins below share one genomic window:
- the LOC100252027 gene encoding transcription termination factor MTERF6, chloroplastic/mitochondrial: protein MEISSSQNGSIMWFFRDKGFDDKSIHEMFKKCKRLEGVHRDRASENWAYLRTIGIQDRKIPSIVTKCPKILALGLNEKIVPMVQCLATLGTKPSEVASAIAKFPHILSHSVEEKLCPLLAFFQALGVPEKQLGKVILVNPRLISYSIESKLTQIVDFLASLGFTREGMIGKVLQKYPFIMGYSVDKRLRPTSEFLKLIGLTEQDLQKVAMNFPEVFCRDANKILSPNVAYLKRRGFEDGQIAALVSGYPPILIKSIKNSLEPRIRFLVEVMKRDINEVVNYPDFFRCGLKKTLELRQKLLEQRKIECSLSEMLDCNQKKFLLKFNLIERPT, encoded by the coding sequence ATGGAAATCAGCAGCTCTCAAAATGGTAGCATCATGTGGTTCTTCAGGGATAaaggttttgatgataagagCATCCATGAAATGTTCAAGAAGTGCAAGCGCTTAGAGGGTGTGCACAGGGACAGAGCCTCTGAGAACTGGGCTTACTTGAGAACCATTGGTATTCAGGATAGAAAGATACCTTCCATTGTTACAAAGTGCCCTAAAATCCTTGCTCTAGGCCTCAATGAGAAGATTGTCCCTATGGTCCAGTGCCTTGCCACTTTGGGAACAAAACCCAGTGAGGTTGCTTCAGCCATAGCCAAATTTCCTCACATACTCTCTCATAGTGTGGAAGAGAAGCTCTGTCCCCTCCTGGCTTTCTTTCAGGCACTGGGAGTCCCTGAGAAGCAACTTGGAAAGGTGATCTTGGTCAATCCTCGGCTCATCAGCTATAGTATTGAATCTAAGCTTACACAAATTGTTGACTTTCTTGCTAGTCTTGGCTTTACCAGAGAGGGGATGATTGGTAAAGTTTTGCAGAAATACCCATTTATCATGGGCTATAGTGTTGATAAAAGGCTACGCCCTACTTCAGAGTTCTTGAAATTAATTGGTCTGACAGAGCAGGATCTTCAAAAAGTGGCAATGAATTTCCCTGAAGTCTTCTGTAGAGATGCAAACAAGATTCTGAGCCCCAATGTTGCTTATCTAAAGAGAAGAGGGTTTGAAGATGGACAGATAGCAGCTCTAGTGTCTGGTTATCCCCCTATTTTGATCAAGAGCATAAAGAATTCTTTAGAACCTAGGATAAGGTTTTTGGTAGAAGTAATGAAGAGAGATATTAATGAAGTTGTTAACTATCCTGACTTCTTCCGTTGCGGTTTAAAGAAGACATTGGAGTTGAGGCAAAAACTTTTGGAACAGAGGAAAATAGAATGTAGCTTGAGTGAAATGCTTGATTGTAATCAAAAGAAGTTCTTATTAAAGTTTAATTTGATTGAAAGACCTACCTAA